The genomic window AGTTGCACGATGCGTACGCGGTGGTCGGCTCCTCGACGATCGGAGCGGCGTTTTTCACCTACGCCTCTGTTGTAGACAACAAAACCAATGACGCAATCTTCGTACCGGGCCGATAGGAATTGATGGCGGACCCGGGCCTTGCGCCCGGGTCCGCCTCTTTCCGGGGGGATGGATTGTGCGTGGGCGACGGCACTCCGGTCGGAAGGTCGCGGGCATCGGCGGCGTGGTGGTGCCTTTCCCGGCGAACCGAGCGTCGGGAAGAGACTACAATGGGGCCGCCATGCAAACCGAGACAGCACATTCGGCGGAGCCGATCGGGCCTTTCCGACTCGGCGCCTGGGAAGTGAGACCGCGCCGCAACGAGCTGAAATCCGAACAGGAATCGCGGCACCTCGAGCCGAAGGCGATGAATCTGCTCGTATTCATGACATCGAACGCCCCGGAGGTCGTGTCGAAGAATGCCATCATCGACGCTGTCTGGGAAGGGCGCATCATCTCCGAAGGGACACTCACCAACACCATCGCCGAACTTCGCCGAGCGCTGGGCGACGACGCTCGCCACCCGCGCTACATCGAAACCATCCCCAAACGCGGATATCGTCTGGTAGCGGCCGTCGAACCGGTCTCGTCATCGACCGGCGACGACGCGCGAGCCTCACCTCTGCGACGAAGGGCAATCTTGTGGTCCGCGATCGCGGCTGTCCTGCTCGCCATGTTGGTGGTGACGGCCCTCGTCGTGCAGACGCGAAGAAGCCCGCTCGACCCTGAACAGGTTCTGGTCGGGCCTTTCGTCAACCGAACCGGAGACCAGTCGTTCGATGCCATGGCACTGCTCGCGCGCGACCGGCTGGTGACCGAGCTTTCTGGGTCGGGACTGGTCCAGGCAATCCCGTCGAAGCTCGACGAGCCCGTCGACTCGATCGACCCACTGTGCTCCGCAGCGCGGCGTTCGGGGGCCGGGTTGGCGATCGGCGGCACGCTCTACCTTCACGAGGGTGAAATCGAGGTGCAGGCCAAGATCGTGGATGTGCAAGAGTCCGCTCCGCTGTTTGCCGTCCCCGCGACCATCGCCGACCAGGACAGGATATCCGAGGCTCTTGACCAGGTTGTCCAACGAACCGTCGGAGCGATCGCGACGCATCTTCGCGCCCACGCCCACCTCCAATTGATGTCCCACGTTCCGGCGTTCGAAGCCTATCAAGAGTTCATCACAGGTTCGGAGCTGTATATCGTCGATCCAATCGCGTCGATCAGCCATCTGGAGCGCGCGGTGGAGCTCGACCCCGAATTCACCTCTGCAAAATTTCGCCTGGCATCGGCGTATCGCTATGTGGGGCGCCGGGCGGACAGCGCCGAAGTGCTGGCCCGTCTCGACGAGCGCCGACCGGTTCTCACGGAGTTCGAGCGGCTCTGGCTCGACTACTTCTTGACGAGATCGGAAAACCGGCACAGGGATGGCCTGGCCCTGCTTCGGCGTATCGAGGACATCGTCCCCGATGACCTGGTCGTCCACCATCTGATCGGCACGCGGGCGTATGCGCTCAACCGACCGAGAGAGGCCATCGCCGCGATTTCGGCCATGTTCGGGGGCAAGGGATTCGACAGCTTCGCGCACAATCCGTTGACCGTCGGAAGTTTCCGGCGGTGCGCTATTTCCTACCACATCGTCGGAGATCACGAGGGAGAGCTGCGAACTGCGCGCACCGGACTCGAGTATTTCCCGACGCACCACGATCTCCTGGTGGCCGAGGCACGCGCACTGGTCGTTTTGGGTGACGACACCGGTTTTGAAGAGGTTGTCGCCGCGGCCCTGTCCACTCCCACGGGCCTGACGCCGGCGAACCTGTTCATCGAGGCCGCGGCCACTGCACGGGCCCACGGCCGTCCCAATTTGGCCCGCAAGCTCGCCCACAGAGCCCTCACCGTGCTCGACGACCGTGCCGATCCGAACGAAATCATCGTCGAGGGTTGGCTGCGAGCCCAGGCCCTGGTGCTGGCCGACGAACTAGATCGGGCGCAGGCGGTGCTCGAGACCGTTCGTTCGATTCAGGATAGGGGGACCGCCTTCCAGTCGCTCGGGGTCGAAGGATGGCTCGGTGCAGTGGCGGCGAGAAGGGGTGATCTCGAGACGGCCCACGCCATCGAAAGTTCACTGGCAGGGCTCGAGGGACAGCAGCTGAGGGGCTGGCCGGCCCACTACCGCGCGGCCATCGCGGCCTGGCTGGGCGATCGTGACCAGGCGATGGAGCTGCTGAGCCAATCCCGCGCCGAGGGGTGGGGTTCGTTCGACTACTTCCACGATATCCACCGGGTCCTCTTCGAACCGCTCGAGGGGATGGAAGATTACGAGTCATTGTTGCATCCCGACGCGTAGAATCTGACGAGCTTCATCGTTAGCGGGATCGCCGCGGTCATCCAGTAACTCGCAAGCCAGGTCTTCTCGCCGGACCGGCC from Acidobacteriota bacterium includes these protein-coding regions:
- a CDS encoding transcriptional regulator translates to MQTETAHSAEPIGPFRLGAWEVRPRRNELKSEQESRHLEPKAMNLLVFMTSNAPEVVSKNAIIDAVWEGRIISEGTLTNTIAELRRALGDDARHPRYIETIPKRGYRLVAAVEPVSSSTGDDARASPLRRRAILWSAIAAVLLAMLVVTALVVQTRRSPLDPEQVLVGPFVNRTGDQSFDAMALLARDRLVTELSGSGLVQAIPSKLDEPVDSIDPLCSAARRSGAGLAIGGTLYLHEGEIEVQAKIVDVQESAPLFAVPATIADQDRISEALDQVVQRTVGAIATHLRAHAHLQLMSHVPAFEAYQEFITGSELYIVDPIASISHLERAVELDPEFTSAKFRLASAYRYVGRRADSAEVLARLDERRPVLTEFERLWLDYFLTRSENRHRDGLALLRRIEDIVPDDLVVHHLIGTRAYALNRPREAIAAISAMFGGKGFDSFAHNPLTVGSFRRCAISYHIVGDHEGELRTARTGLEYFPTHHDLLVAEARALVVLGDDTGFEEVVAAALSTPTGLTPANLFIEAAATARAHGRPNLARKLAHRALTVLDDRADPNEIIVEGWLRAQALVLADELDRAQAVLETVRSIQDRGTAFQSLGVEGWLGAVAARRGDLETAHAIESSLAGLEGQQLRGWPAHYRAAIAAWLGDRDQAMELLSQSRAEGWGSFDYFHDIHRVLFEPLEGMEDYESLLHPDA